A genomic window from Fibrobacter sp. includes:
- a CDS encoding HD domain-containing phosphohydrolase, with amino-acid sequence MLWTSVSKSKKILWAAGLICVAILINLILSKLVLFFEIPIYADCIGTIIAAMLGGTLPAVLVGFCSNAINGISNLTTLYYGIISILIGVAAALFQQNGFFRSALKACIAVLTFAVFGGILGSVLTYFLYGYDFGEGISAPFSLAIYNHFGFSKFFSQLSADFILDIIDKSIVVAIAIIAHRLLPLKLKHLYSHIFLFDPNLSEHPHQFGNYKIRRSLLRKVIVIVIIAEILLGALASVTGFVLYRQVSVGKFTDIAHGLTEAAAVAIDADRVDEYIAQGENAEGYLKTEANLYKIRNGFQQAMYLYVYKILEDGCHVVFDLDAEDGEEGSDPGSIIPFDPSFEPYLPQLLKGETIDPIISDDKYGWLLTVYKPLKNSEGKTVAYVAADISMGEVLIDQAKFFIKLLSMFFGLSIIIMSIVLEFVNRGIVNPVNRMASGAIHFAYNLEQSSVSSIQELDSLSITTEDEIEYLYKALTKTCKDSVNFIIRLEKAAERITLMQDEIIINFAEMVEARDNSTGNHIKKTAHYVEAIAKELQREGKFSEVLDDAYIAKLKRSAPLHDIGKIAVSDLILNKPGKLTDEEFEIMKSHTTEGCNILTKIEENASDSMDDDYLKEAIEMAHYHHEKWDGTGYPTKIKGEAIPLSARIMAVADVFDALVAERIYKKPFPYEKAMSIITEGAGKHFDPVVVEAFCRISDELYKNRTVLNHKHSGEGNAA; translated from the coding sequence ATGCTGTGGACGTCGGTTTCTAAGTCGAAAAAAATTCTGTGGGCTGCAGGACTCATTTGCGTCGCAATCCTCATAAATCTCATACTTTCGAAACTGGTCCTCTTTTTCGAAATCCCGATTTACGCGGACTGTATCGGAACCATCATCGCCGCCATGCTGGGCGGAACGCTCCCCGCTGTACTCGTTGGGTTCTGCTCCAACGCAATCAACGGCATTTCCAACCTCACCACGCTCTACTACGGCATCATCAGCATCCTCATCGGTGTCGCCGCGGCCCTTTTCCAGCAGAACGGCTTTTTCCGCAGCGCGCTTAAGGCGTGCATCGCCGTGCTCACGTTCGCCGTCTTCGGCGGCATACTCGGTTCCGTCCTCACTTACTTCCTGTACGGCTACGATTTCGGCGAAGGCATCTCCGCGCCGTTCTCGCTCGCCATCTACAACCACTTCGGATTCTCCAAGTTCTTCTCGCAACTTTCGGCCGACTTCATCCTCGACATCATCGACAAGTCCATCGTCGTCGCCATCGCCATCATCGCGCACAGGCTGCTCCCGCTCAAGCTGAAGCACCTCTACAGCCACATCTTCCTGTTCGACCCGAACCTCTCCGAACACCCGCACCAGTTCGGCAACTACAAGATCAGGCGTTCACTCCTGCGCAAAGTCATCGTCATCGTCATCATCGCCGAGATCCTCCTGGGTGCGCTCGCAAGCGTCACCGGATTCGTGCTGTACCGCCAGGTGTCGGTAGGCAAGTTCACCGACATCGCGCACGGCCTTACCGAAGCCGCCGCAGTAGCAATCGACGCGGACCGCGTAGACGAATACATCGCACAGGGCGAAAACGCCGAAGGGTACCTGAAAACCGAGGCGAACCTGTACAAGATACGCAACGGGTTCCAGCAGGCGATGTACCTGTACGTGTACAAGATTCTGGAAGACGGCTGCCACGTGGTGTTCGACCTCGACGCGGAAGACGGGGAAGAAGGCAGCGACCCGGGCTCGATCATCCCGTTCGACCCGTCGTTCGAGCCCTACTTGCCGCAACTCCTCAAGGGCGAAACAATCGATCCGATTATCTCCGACGACAAGTACGGCTGGCTCCTCACCGTGTACAAGCCGCTCAAGAATTCCGAAGGCAAGACCGTCGCCTACGTCGCCGCCGACATCTCGATGGGCGAGGTCCTCATCGACCAGGCGAAGTTCTTCATCAAGCTGCTCTCGATGTTCTTCGGGCTTTCCATCATCATCATGAGCATCGTGCTCGAGTTCGTGAACCGCGGCATCGTGAATCCCGTGAACCGCATGGCATCCGGCGCCATCCACTTCGCCTACAACCTGGAACAGAGCAGCGTGAGCAGCATCCAGGAGCTCGATTCCCTCAGCATCACCACCGAAGACGAAATCGAATACCTGTACAAGGCGCTCACCAAGACCTGCAAGGACTCGGTGAACTTCATCATAAGGCTAGAGAAGGCGGCGGAACGCATCACGCTCATGCAAGATGAAATTATTATCAACTTCGCAGAAATGGTCGAAGCGCGCGACAACAGCACGGGCAACCACATCAAGAAGACCGCCCACTATGTCGAGGCGATCGCGAAGGAACTGCAGCGCGAGGGCAAGTTCAGCGAAGTGCTCGACGACGCCTACATCGCAAAGCTCAAGCGTTCGGCGCCTCTCCACGACATCGGAAAAATCGCCGTCTCCGACCTCATATTGAACAAGCCGGGCAAGCTCACCGACGAAGAGTTCGAAATCATGAAGAGCCACACGACCGAAGGCTGCAACATCCTTACGAAAATCGAAGAGAACGCCAGCGATTCCATGGACGACGACTACCTCAAGGAAGCCATCGAGATGGCGCATTACCATCACGAGAAATGGGACGGCACGGGTTACCCCACCAAGATCAAGGGCGAAGCCATCCCGCTTTCGGCCCGCATCATGGCCGTGGCCGACGTGTTCGACGCGCTCGTGGCCGAACGCATCTACAAGAAGCCGTTCCCCTACGAGAAGGCGATGTCCATCATCACCGAGGGCGCGGGCAAGCATTTCGACCCTGTCGTGGTCGAAGCGTTCTGCCGCATTTCCGACGAACTCTACAAGAACCGCACGGTGCTCAACCACAAGCACAGCGGGGAAGGGAACGCCGCTTAA
- a CDS encoding FecR domain-containing protein, with product MMFKKYIAAWAIMAVTLSFAAPQSAKVRSVLGDVSLKKKGQGDWSSLRVGAKVQDKDLIQTDMESNVLISMPEGSTISIEENALVEFTQVLFMKDSQNSEVNIKKGLLRFNAQKQTGKKSQFKFKTGTMTASIRGTDGTIGVTEGGQSFGALNTGAMDMEENGQKVSVKAKQYVAFRKGKPPVVVEAKNAGDPDFAKKLGAAIDDTTKSDADIQSQAKELDAKIEKRNQDLKSKFACKFEPVPAVVKADSVEIFVTCTPGMQVSIGSERYESEGKRIRFVPKWSRGAIGAKKFDAMCTVDNATFECGSVSFKYRIDRTVKVIKSDVGNCEALYTTSGYTDNEGKLSIYTGDSLLKSLVLERDNPAAALKLLPGTRVYKFVPENAPDFNGTIERELKCYPKSGVQVNIRGGSRETLKKKVSQGSVMYPEIQFDVENVINNDPAGIKSVDVVVAGKNFETKFIPSQTGIGYSATVQIPRGKMTTVKIKVNMLSGETVLATKVYEFR from the coding sequence ATGATGTTTAAGAAATACATAGCAGCTTGGGCGATTATGGCCGTCACCCTGTCGTTCGCGGCGCCGCAGAGCGCCAAGGTTCGTTCCGTGCTCGGCGATGTTTCCCTCAAAAAGAAGGGCCAGGGCGACTGGTCCAGTTTGCGCGTTGGCGCGAAAGTTCAGGACAAGGATCTCATCCAGACGGATATGGAATCCAACGTGCTCATCTCGATGCCCGAAGGAAGTACCATCTCCATCGAGGAGAATGCGCTTGTCGAGTTCACGCAGGTGTTGTTCATGAAGGATTCTCAGAATTCCGAAGTCAACATCAAGAAGGGCCTGCTGCGGTTCAACGCGCAGAAGCAGACCGGCAAGAAGAGCCAGTTCAAGTTCAAGACCGGCACCATGACCGCATCGATCCGCGGTACGGACGGTACTATAGGCGTTACGGAAGGCGGGCAGTCTTTCGGTGCCTTGAACACGGGCGCGATGGACATGGAAGAAAACGGCCAGAAGGTCTCGGTGAAGGCTAAGCAGTACGTCGCTTTCCGTAAGGGCAAGCCGCCCGTAGTTGTCGAGGCGAAGAACGCTGGCGACCCCGACTTCGCGAAGAAACTCGGCGCCGCGATCGACGATACTACGAAGTCCGATGCCGATATCCAGTCGCAGGCCAAGGAACTCGACGCGAAGATCGAAAAGCGCAATCAGGATCTGAAGTCCAAGTTTGCGTGCAAGTTCGAGCCCGTCCCCGCCGTGGTGAAGGCCGACAGCGTCGAAATTTTCGTGACGTGCACTCCGGGTATGCAGGTTTCCATCGGTTCCGAACGCTACGAATCCGAAGGCAAGCGCATTCGCTTTGTTCCCAAGTGGAGCCGCGGCGCCATCGGCGCGAAGAAGTTCGACGCCATGTGCACGGTGGATAATGCCACGTTCGAATGCGGCAGCGTGTCGTTTAAGTACAGGATAGACCGCACCGTGAAAGTAATCAAGTCCGACGTGGGCAACTGCGAGGCTCTTTACACCACCAGCGGCTACACCGACAACGAAGGCAAGCTCTCCATCTACACGGGCGACAGCCTGCTGAAATCCCTCGTGCTCGAGAGGGACAATCCGGCGGCGGCGCTCAAGCTCCTCCCCGGCACGCGCGTCTACAAGTTCGTGCCCGAGAACGCTCCCGACTTCAACGGCACTATCGAGCGCGAACTCAAGTGCTATCCCAAGTCGGGCGTGCAGGTGAACATCCGCGGCGGTAGCAGGGAGACGCTCAAGAAGAAGGTTTCGCAGGGATCGGTCATGTATCCCGAAATCCAGTTCGATGTGGAGAACGTCATCAACAACGACCCTGCGGGAATCAAGTCCGTGGACGTGGTGGTTGCTGGCAAGAATTTCGAAACCAAGTTTATTCCGTCGCAGACAGGCATCGGCTACAGCGCCACGGTGCAGATTCCGCGCGGCAAGATGACCACGGTTAAAATCAAGGTCAACATGCTGAGCGGCGAGACCGTGCTTGCGACGAAGGTTTACGAGTTCCGTTAA